In Scatophagus argus isolate fScaArg1 chromosome 5, fScaArg1.pri, whole genome shotgun sequence, a genomic segment contains:
- the LOC124058754 gene encoding olfactory receptor 11A1-like has translation MINVTQVSYFTLTSYFDVGVFTYLYFMIIMSLYILIVCSNLLLIVVICMNRSLHEPMYIFLCSLFVNELYGSTGLFPFLLVQILSDVHTVSASLCFLQIFCVYSYVCVEYLNLAVMSYDRYLAICFPLQYNTYMTPKMVAMLVALTWLFSFLSIVVLISLSAPLQLCGNIINRVYCGNYSIIKLACSDTGLHNIYGLINTFISVIIPLSLIICTYLKILKVCFSGSKQTRQKAVSTCTPHLASLLNFSFGCCFQILQSRFDMSSIPSILGILLSLYFLTCQPLFTPVLYGLKMSKIRTICKHFLCGEA, from the coding sequence ATGATAAATGTTACACAGGTTTCATATTTCACACTGACTTCCTACTTTGACGTTGGTGTCttcacatatttatattttatgattattatgtCTTTGTATATTCTAATTGTTTGCTCCAATCTCCTGCTCATTGTGGTTATCTGTATGAACAGAAGCTTACATGAAcctatgtacattttcctgtgcagcctgtttgtaaatgaactgtatggtagtacagggttgtttccattcctgctggttcagatcctctctgacgttcacactgtttctgcttcactttgtttcttgcagattttctgtgtgtactcttatgtgtgtgtagagtaTTTAAACTTAGCCGtcatgtcttatgacagatatctcgctatctgttttcctctgcaatATAACACATACATGACACCTAAAATGGTTGCCATGCTTGTTGCTCTGACatggttattttcttttctttcaattgTTGTTTTGATATCATTGAGTGCACCTCTACAACTGTGTggaaacattattaacagaGTTTACTGTGGAAACTACTCTATTATCAAACTGGCCTGCTCTGACACTGGACTACATAACATTTATGGACTAATTAACACTTTTATCTCAGTCATCATTCCTCTCAGTTTAATCATTTGCACTTATTTGAAGATtctcaaagtgtgtttttccgGTTCGAAACAGACCAGACAAAAAGCTGTGAGTACCTGCACACCTCACCTGGCTTCTCTGCTCAACTTTtcttttggttgttgttttcaaatattaCAGAGCAGATTTGATATGAGCAGTATTCCCAGCATTTTGGGTATTTTACTATCACTGTACTTTCTGACATGCCAGCCTCTTTTTACCCCAGTATTATACGGACTGAAGATGTCCAAAATCCGCACTATATGTAAACATTTCCTGTGTGGTGAAGCATAG